One part of the Microtus ochrogaster isolate Prairie Vole_2 chromosome 16, MicOch1.0, whole genome shotgun sequence genome encodes these proteins:
- the Psmg4 gene encoding proteasome assembly chaperone 4 isoform X2 yields the protein MAEPQGAASGDVSLHNFSARLWEQLVHFHVMRLTDSLFLWVGATPHLRNLAVAMCSRYPGRPVNRCLSATTSPTQTATSRYS from the exons ATGGCAGAGCCGCAGGGCGCCGCGAGCGGGGACGTGTCGCTTCACAACTTCAGCGCAAGGCTCTGGGAGCAGCTCGTCCACTTCCACGTCATGCGGCTGACAGACTCGCTCTTCCTGTGGGTGGGGGCGACGCCGCATCTACGCAACCTCGCAGTGGCCATGTGCAGCCGCTAC CCAGGAAGACCAGTAAACAGGTGTTTGTCAGCTACAACCTCTCCAACACAGACAGCAACTTCACGTTACTCGTAG
- the Psmg4 gene encoding proteasome assembly chaperone 4 isoform X1, with protein MAEPQGAASGDVSLHNFSARLWEQLVHFHVMRLTDSLFLWVGATPHLRNLAVAMCSRYDPIPVCTSLFGDTSDTTSSGLAQRLARKTSKQVFVSYNLSNTDSNFTLLVENRIKEEMETFPEKF; from the exons ATGGCAGAGCCGCAGGGCGCCGCGAGCGGGGACGTGTCGCTTCACAACTTCAGCGCAAGGCTCTGGGAGCAGCTCGTCCACTTCCACGTCATGCGGCTGACAGACTCGCTCTTCCTGTGGGTGGGGGCGACGCCGCATCTACGCAACCTCGCAGTGGCCATGTGCAGCCGCTAC GACCCCATCCCTGTGTGCACCTCCCTTTTTGGAGACACGTCTGACACAACCTCCTCTGGCCTTGCCCAGCGCTTAG CCAGGAAGACCAGTAAACAGGTGTTTGTCAGCTACAACCTCTCCAACACAGACAGCAACTTCACGTTACTCGTAGAAAACAGGATCAAGGAAGAGATGGAGACGTTTCCTGAAAAGTTCTGA